The window TTGCGTGAACTTGATTTTGAAGGATTCGCAACCGAATAAAAATCCTCGAGTAGCTGTAAATGATCATTAAAAGACATCCTGAAGAAACAGTTATCATCGAAATCAGCCTTGCAGTGTCATTCCAAAGAATTGCTAAGGCGCCTGCTAATGCAGTAGCCCAGATCACGATCACCGCTACATAAACTCGTTTAATAGTTACAACCACTCTGTACCTGAGTCCTAGCAAGAGAGCCAGAAGCCTATCTAGACTAATGGCGGCTGTTGTGGCCAAAGACACTCCACAAAGAATATTGCTCGTTGTACGAGTTACAGCAAAGACGTAGCGACACGTCTGTCGTAGTTCGAGCAGCAAAGACACCCAGAAAGCGACCAGGGATGGTTGTGAGACGACACCCACTAGTAGATCAGTTGTCGCCAGATTACGAAGAAGGAGTTTGGACGGAAGATGAAGTGAGGTGTGCTTGTGAAGAGAAATTAGGATCAGAGTATTTCCAGTGATGGCAGTCATGGCGAGAAcaatattgaaagctaaaatacaTATCAACTTGCTGTGTTGGGAACCACCAGCTAATTTTGCTGAGCAGATCAGCAGATCGTCGAATTCTCGGGATTGTTCGGTATTATTTTTCTCCAACATTTCGCTAAAGTACGATGGCCTTGTCTTGCAAACTGGGTCACCTTGCAGCCCTTTTAacggctttggaactgtcttaGTAGGGTAAGTTAGGATACAAACTGCTGACACGCACAAAGGTGATTAAGCCCGGAAAAAATCAACGAAATGAGTGACATTTGATGTGACGCCTTAAAAATTTACACACCGCAACATAAATAAAAGACAGTGTAAACAAGGACAATGGCAACCTAAAAAAAACGTCACTACAAATTATAACTtggcgctatcgcaagtatttctcgattattccgtcttgttcatgATCACTTTGTACAAACGGGCGAACtgtcctgtaactggatgggtacgaacgggtatatatttttaagttaaagtaaaaatagaaaatgaattgcTCGTTGTTGGaagctcgcgttgtcgtcaaaacccgacatttggtgatttcacgttggtGTTTTGTGGAGTCAGtacagcaaagaaatgcacaTGATGAGCGTGCCGCACGACCAAcacaattatttttccttttttaaccaataataacTATGCCTTCTTTGTGTGGTTGTCGTTGCCATCGTTCTCAGTTGCTTAATTAAACTTCCCAATTAAATTAAATGCTGCTCGTCCCACGCATGCGCAGATAGGCCTCTGACAGGTGCTAAGAAGACttttcaagtaaaaaaaaaaacaacccttGTGCTATTTGCTTCATTCATAAAACGTATAGTGCATCCATAAGgtcatttttaaagaaaatgcatgttTAGATGTCTTTCACTGATTCACTTTACGcttaaaagttatttatttaacGTTCAAAAAATCTCTTTGCAAACACTTTTCCCGTTTATTTATATTCACGTCTCGTTCAAAGGAGTGTGTGTGTGCAGCTGAGAATTTTGATGCCTTTTGATAGCTCAACCAGGAGACAAGTCTTTAAGTACACAGCAAATACACATCTGA of the Montipora foliosa isolate CH-2021 chromosome 14, ASM3666993v2, whole genome shotgun sequence genome contains:
- the LOC137984408 gene encoding histamine H2 receptor-like; its protein translation is MLEKNNTEQSREFDDLLICSAKLAGGSQHSKLICILAFNIVLAMTAITGNTLILISLHKHTSLHLPSKLLLRNLATTDLLVGVVSQPSLVAFWVSLLLELRQTCRYVFAVTRTTSNILCGVSLATTAAISLDRLLALLLGLRYRVVVTIKRVYVAVIVIWATALAGALAILWNDTARLISMITVSSGCLLMIIYSYSRIFIRLRILQNQVHAIPATSPVFVKRYQKTVTSAMLVQLALIFCYLPHIAVTPLKYRELRRGEISSFFFAETITLTLVYFNSSLNPFLYCWTIKEVRDALKVTLRQLFCFPIRLE